TGGAGCAGCGCCTTGCCGATGGGCGCGTCGAAGTCCACGGACAGGCTGTAGTTGTCGAAGCCCGCCCAGGGCGCGGAGCCCCAGTCGCGGATGTAGAACTGTGTGAGCTCCTTGAAGCTCATGACGATGCCGATCACCATCGGCACCAGATGGACGAGGAGTTCGAGCAGCAGGGCGGGCAGCAGGAGCAGATACGGCAGGGCGATCCGGCGTACCCGCCCGGTGCGGCGGCGCGGGGCGGGCCCCGTCGCACCGGGCGGTGCTTCCTTACCGACCGCGGGCTCGGCGGTCACGGTCATCGAGCGCTCACTTCTTCGGCATCTGCTGCTGGGCCTCGTCGAGCTTCTCCTTGACCGAGGCCGTGGTCACCGGCCGGCCGGCCGCCGCGTCCGCGAAGAGCTCCTTGACCGCCGTGCCGACCGCGGTCTCGAACTGCGACTCGTTCGCGACCTGCGGCAGCGGGGCGGCGCTCGTGGCGAGCGTGTCCCGGATGACCTTCAGGGCGGGCGTGTTGAACGCGGGGTCCTGCTGGGCCGCCTTGACCGGCGGGATGGACCCGTAGGTCTTGTTGAGGATCGTCTGCTCGTCCACGCTCGTCATGAAGTTCACGAACTTCAGGGCGCCGTCGATGTTGTCGGTGTTCTTGAAGACGGCCATGTTGATGCCCGCCACCATCGAGTTGACGTCCTTGCCGGCGCCCGGGGTGCCGGACTGGACCGGTACCGGAGCGACGCCCCACTCGTCGTCGCTCATGCCGTGGGCCTTGAGCGTGGCAGCCGCCGTCTGCCACAGCACCATCGCCGTCTTGTCCTTGGCGAAGTCCTGGAGGGACTGGTTCTGCGCGTACTCGGCGTTGCCGGGCGCGACGACCTTGTCCTTGCCCATCAGGTCGACGTACTGCTTGACCGCCGCCACGGCCCCGTCGGAGGTGAAGTCGGGCTTGCCGTCGGCGTCGAAGAAGTCGGCGCCGTGCTGCTTGGCGAGGACGAAGACGTGATGGATGTTCTCCGAGAGGTTCGCGCCCTCGGCGCCCAGCGCCCACTTGTCGTCCTTGGAGATCTTCTTCCCGTCGGCGACCAGGTCGTCCCAGGTGGCGGGCGGTCCGGAGATCCCCGCGTCCTCGAACATCTTCTTGTTGTAGTAGAGCGCGTACGCCATCGAGTACAGCGGGACCGCCGCCGGGTCGGAGCCGGTCTCGCCGGCCGAGCCGAGCGCCGACTCGACGAAGCGGTCCTTGCCGCCGATCTTCCCGAAGTTCTTGGCGTCCCAGGGCAGCAGGGCGCCCGTCGCCTGGAGGGAGGCGGACCAGGTGTTGCCGATGTTGAGGACGTCCGGGCCCTGGCCCGACGTCGCCGCGGCGAGGATGCGGTTGAGGAGGTCCGACCAGGGGATGACCTCCAGCTTCACCTTGATGCCGGTCTGCTTCTCGAACTTCTTCAGCTCGGGAGTGAGGGTCTTCTTGTCGGCCTCGATGCTCGGGCCCTGGTTGGAGGCCCAGTAGGTGAGCGTCTTCGGCGAGTCGTTGGACCCGCCGTCCGTCGACGAGCCACCGCCGCACGCGGTCACGGCGGCCAGCAAGGAGACGGTGACCGCGCTCGCGGCCGCGGCTCGGGTTCTGCGCATGACGTCGGACGTCCCTTCCGGAGGGAAAACGGAGGATCGTCGTGTGTTCACTTCCCGAACGACCCTCACGGCTTAATTTAGGACGTGAGTTAAGACCCGGAAGAAAGTCGCGTCAAGGGATCGCGCAACGGTATCTTGCAGGTCGGGGGTACGGCGGGAAGGAACCACATGGCGGGGCGGAACGGACGTACGGTACGTGACCTGCGACGAGGCAATCGCACGGCCGTGTTGCGGAGGCTCTACTTCGACGGACCGATGAGCCGGTTCGAACTAGGGCCCGCCACCGGGCTCAGCTCCGGCTCCATCAGCAACGTCGTCGCCGATCTCGTCGCCGACGGGCTGGTGGAGGAGGCGGGCAGCGTCGACTCCGACGGCGGCCGACCCCGCACCCTGCTGCGGGTCGCGCCCGCCAGCGGCCACATGATCGGCGTGGACGTCGGCGAGACCCGTGTCCGTGTCGAGCTCTTCGACCTCTCACTGACCGAACTCGCCCGCACCGAAAGGCCGTTGGAGCACCAGAGGTACGACGTCGACGTCATCGTGGGCCACATCCGCGACGGCGTCGCCGAGGTGCTGGCCAGCGCCGGAATCGCTGCCGAGCGACTGCTGGGCGTCGGCATCGGCGTACCCGGCATCGTGGAACGCACCGCGGCCGACGGCGCCGTCGTGCACGGCCAGACCATCGGCTGGCCCGCCGTCCCGCTGGAGTCCCTGCTCCGTACCGCCTGCGGGCTGCCGGACTCCGTCCCGTACTTCACCGACAACGGCGCCAAGACCCTCGGCCAGGCCGAGATGTGGTTCGGCGCGGGACGCGGCGCGCGCAACGCGGTCGTGGTCCTCTTCGGCTCCGGTGTCGGCGCCAGCCTGGTCTCGGACGACGTGGAACTGGGCCGGGCCGTGGAATGGGGACACCTGACGGTACGGGTCAGGGGGCGCCGCTGCCGCTGCGGCGCGCTCGGCTGTCTGGAGGCGTACGCCGGGGCCGAGGCCCTCCTGCAACGCTGGGAGGAAGCCGGCGGACGCCCCCCGAAGGGCGTCGACGAGGAAACGGCCCTCACGGCCATGCTGGCGGCGGCCTATCCGGCCGCGGGGGGCGGCGGGGAGCGCGCGGCGGCCGGGAGCGCGGCTGCCGGGAATGTCGAGGCCGGCAGCGAGGCGGTCGACAGCGCGGCGACCGGACATGCGGGGGCGGGCGGCGCGGTGGCCGGTGATGCCGGCGTTGCCGCTAGGGCGGCCGACCCGGTGGCGTTGGCCGTGTTGGAGGAGACGGCCGAATACCTCGGTGCGGGGCTCTCCGACCTGATCAACCTCTTCCAGCCCGAGCGCATCCTCATCGGCGGCTGGGCCGGACTCCAGCTGGGCTCCCGCTTCCTGCCCGCCGTCCGCGCCCACGCCGTCTCGTACGCCCTGCGCCACCCGGCCGAACGCGTCACCATCGAACTCGGCGCCCTCGGACCGGACGCGGTCACGGTCGGCGCGGCGATCCTTCCGCTGGCCGACTTCTTCGCCCGCGGCGGACGGCGACCGGGCGCGGGACCGGGGTCGGGGGACACCCCGCCACCGGCCTGGCGCGCGGCCCTGGAGGAACGCGCCCCGCGCTGACGCCCGGCGCTCCCGTGTTTGCCGGGTCCTCCCGGCAGGTACCCGCACCCTGGCCGACAAGGGATCTCCGTCCCACGGGGCCCGACGAGGAGGGGAGCGCACCGTGAGTGAATACGGGACCAGGACGCCCGAGGAGAACGAAGGACCCGTCCCCCGGGACCTGCCGGACCAGCTGGTGCAGGAGGGCGAGGACCCCTGGGACGTCGTCACGCCGCCCGAGACGGGGCGGGGCGAGGACACCGAGGGGGACGGCGGCGCACCGGCGGAGCCGGACCCCGAAGTCCCCGACACCGACGAGGCGGGCACCGGCCGGCAGGGCGACCCGGGCACGAGCACGGTCCACCCCGAGGACCCCGAGCCGGAGGAGTCCCCCGCGTGAGCCCGTAAGGGCGTGCTCGCGTGCCTGAGCCATGGAGCCGCCGCGGTGCCTTGAGTCGCCGACGGCCCCGTCTCAGGCGAAGGCGTCGACCCCCGTGAGTTCCGCGGACAGGGCCCACAGCCGGGCCGCGGACGCCGGGTCGATCGCGTACTCGCGTACCCCGGTCCGCGCACCGTCGGCCGGGGCGAGTTCGGCGATGTCGCAGTCCTCGCAGTAGACGCCGCCCATGCCGGACAACTGCGGGGAGGTCGCCGCCCACACCTGGGTGGCCGCGCCCTGCTCGGGGGTCTTGAAGCCCTCCGGGTTCAGCGGCACGCCGTTCTCGTCGATCCAGCCGCGCTCGACCATCTCCTGCCGGGGGAGGTGGCGCTGGAGAGGCGTGAGGATGCCGCCCGGGTGCAGCGCGAAGGCCCGTACTCCGGAGTCCTTGCCCAGGGCGTCGAGCTGTACGGCGAACAGGACGTTGGCCGTCTTCGCCTGCCCGTACGCCTCCCACTTGTCGTAGTCGCCGTGGTTCCAGTGCGGGTCGTCCCAGCGGATGTCCGAGGCGTGGTGGCCCGTCGAGGACACCGAGACGATCCGGGCGCCACCCGGGGCGATCGCCGGCCAGAGCCGGTTGACCAGGGCGAAGTGGCCCAGGTGATTGGTCGCGAACTGCGCCTCCCAGCCGGGCCCGACCCGCGTCTCGGGGCAGGCCATGATCCCGGCGTTGTCGATGACGGCATCGATGGTGCGGCCCGAGGCGAGGAACCGCTCGGCGAAGGCGCGCACGCTCTCCAGGTCGCCGAGGTCCAGCTCGTCCACCTCCACGCCCCCGATACCGGCGACCGCCTCCTCGGCGACCGCCCGGCGCCGGGCGGGCACGACGACCTCGGCACCCGCCTCGGTGAGCGCGCGCGTCGTCTCCAGGCCGAGCCCCGAGTATCCGCCGGTGACGACGGCCAGCTTGCCCGTGAGGTCGATACCGGCGAGTACGTCGTCCGCGGTGCTGTGCCGGTCGAACCCCGAACCGATCTTGTGCTGTGCAGTGGTCATACGGACGACGCTACGGACTGGAGCGCTCTCGAAGTCAAGCGACGCCCAGGGGAGGAGGGGAACGGTATGCGGAACGGGAAAGGCCCCGACCGGACGGGGGAATCACGGTCGGGGCCGTCTGTGGGTGGCCACGGATGGCGGTCGCCTCTCGGCGGAGTGCTCCACAGGGCTTCAGCCGAACGATCTTCCCTGTGGGCGGAAGGTGAGGCCCGGGGACACTGTCCCATCCGCACCCACAGCTGATTTAACGGGAAACTACTGACGGGTGTTCCCAGGTCGGGATGGTCTCAGTCGTGATCTGCGTCACGGCCCGGTCAGCTCCCCGTCGGCAGCGGACTCCTGGCCAGTGACGCCAGCAGATGGGCCGGGTCCCGGTAGACCGAGGTCGCCCCGGCCTTCTCCAGATCGGCGCGCGGGATGCCGCCGCACAGGACTCCCACGCACAGGACACCCGCCTTGCTGCCCGCGCGCATGTCCCAGACCGTGTCACCGACGAAGAAGGAGTGCTCGGCGGAGGCCCCGGCGAGTTCCAGGGCGTGCTCCACCGGATCGGGCGCGGGCTTCCCGGCGTCCACGTCGTCGGAGCTCGCCGTCGCCCTGATGACGTCGTCGGCGTCGATGGCCTTCCGCAGCGCCGCCAGCTCCGCCCCGCCGGCCGAGGTGGCGAGCACGACCGTCCAGCCCTCACTGTCGAGGCGTCGCAGCAGGTCACCGGTGCCGGGGAACGGGCGCAGCCGCTCGAAGTACGTGCCGTAGACGGTCTTGTGGGCCGCGCTGATCGTGTCGTCCTGCCCGGTGTCCCGCTCCTCGCCCAGCAGATGCGCGATCAGGTCGTCGGAACCGAGACCCACCGCCCGGTGGACGTCGTGCATCGACACATCGTGCCCGGCCTGTCTGAACGCCTCCCACCAGGCCGTCACATGCAGATGGTTGGTGTCGACAAGAGTGCCGTCCACATCGAATACGGCTGCCCGCTCCATGCCTCGTCCCTTCGCCGCGGTGTCGCGTTGTCCAGGTATCCCAGTACCGCGTCACCGGGTCCGTACGCCCTCGGGAGTCACCCGATCCCGCGTCCAGGCCAGCAGGTCCCGCGCCGGCCAGGTGGTGACCACGCGCTCCGGCGGCACCCCGCACTCCTCGGCCCGCGCGCATCCGTAGGCCTGCCACCCGAGCTGCCCGGGAGCGTGCGCGTCGGTGTCCACGGAGAACAGCACGCCCGCCGCGACCGCCCGGCGCAGCAGCCGCCGCGGTGGGTCGAGCCGTTCGGGGCGGCTGT
This sequence is a window from Streptomyces ortus. Protein-coding genes within it:
- a CDS encoding ROK family transcriptional regulator produces the protein MAGRNGRTVRDLRRGNRTAVLRRLYFDGPMSRFELGPATGLSSGSISNVVADLVADGLVEEAGSVDSDGGRPRTLLRVAPASGHMIGVDVGETRVRVELFDLSLTELARTERPLEHQRYDVDVIVGHIRDGVAEVLASAGIAAERLLGVGIGVPGIVERTAADGAVVHGQTIGWPAVPLESLLRTACGLPDSVPYFTDNGAKTLGQAEMWFGAGRGARNAVVVLFGSGVGASLVSDDVELGRAVEWGHLTVRVRGRRCRCGALGCLEAYAGAEALLQRWEEAGGRPPKGVDEETALTAMLAAAYPAAGGGGERAAAGSAAAGNVEAGSEAVDSAATGHAGAGGAVAGDAGVAARAADPVALAVLEETAEYLGAGLSDLINLFQPERILIGGWAGLQLGSRFLPAVRAHAVSYALRHPAERVTIELGALGPDAVTVGAAILPLADFFARGGRRPGAGPGSGDTPPPAWRAALEERAPR
- a CDS encoding ABC transporter substrate-binding protein, with product MRRTRAAAASAVTVSLLAAVTACGGGSSTDGGSNDSPKTLTYWASNQGPSIEADKKTLTPELKKFEKQTGIKVKLEVIPWSDLLNRILAAATSGQGPDVLNIGNTWSASLQATGALLPWDAKNFGKIGGKDRFVESALGSAGETGSDPAAVPLYSMAYALYYNKKMFEDAGISGPPATWDDLVADGKKISKDDKWALGAEGANLSENIHHVFVLAKQHGADFFDADGKPDFTSDGAVAAVKQYVDLMGKDKVVAPGNAEYAQNQSLQDFAKDKTAMVLWQTAAATLKAHGMSDDEWGVAPVPVQSGTPGAGKDVNSMVAGINMAVFKNTDNIDGALKFVNFMTSVDEQTILNKTYGSIPPVKAAQQDPAFNTPALKVIRDTLATSAAPLPQVANESQFETAVGTAVKELFADAAAGRPVTTASVKEKLDEAQQQMPKK
- a CDS encoding HAD family hydrolase; translated protein: MERAAVFDVDGTLVDTNHLHVTAWWEAFRQAGHDVSMHDVHRAVGLGSDDLIAHLLGEERDTGQDDTISAAHKTVYGTYFERLRPFPGTGDLLRRLDSEGWTVVLATSAGGAELAALRKAIDADDVIRATASSDDVDAGKPAPDPVEHALELAGASAEHSFFVGDTVWDMRAGSKAGVLCVGVLCGGIPRADLEKAGATSVYRDPAHLLASLARSPLPTGS
- a CDS encoding SDR family NAD(P)-dependent oxidoreductase, whose product is MTTAQHKIGSGFDRHSTADDVLAGIDLTGKLAVVTGGYSGLGLETTRALTEAGAEVVVPARRRAVAEEAVAGIGGVEVDELDLGDLESVRAFAERFLASGRTIDAVIDNAGIMACPETRVGPGWEAQFATNHLGHFALVNRLWPAIAPGGARIVSVSSTGHHASDIRWDDPHWNHGDYDKWEAYGQAKTANVLFAVQLDALGKDSGVRAFALHPGGILTPLQRHLPRQEMVERGWIDENGVPLNPEGFKTPEQGAATQVWAATSPQLSGMGGVYCEDCDIAELAPADGARTGVREYAIDPASAARLWALSAELTGVDAFA